CAGCACGCGGTAGACGTCGCGGAGAAGCGAGAAAGCGCGTGGGGCAATCATGGCGGCGATAATCAGTGAGGCAATGGCATCCGCTGGCATGAATCCGGTGAACATGATGACGAGTCCGGCAACGATCACGGCGATTGAACCAAGCATGTCCCCAAGCACCTCAAGGTAGGCCCCACGCATATTGATGGTATTGCCCGCTGCTGGTCGAAGGATGAGCAGCGCAACGAAATTGGCAAGGAGGCCAATAGCCGCCACGATCAGCATCGGCCCCGTCTGGATCTCAACTGTCGCTGGGTTAACGAGCCTCGCGACGCCCTGAATGGTGACGTTTGTGGCAACAACGAGCAGAATCACGCTGTTGATAAGCGCGCCGAATACCTCAAACCTTCGGAACCCGAAGGTGTGCCGGCTACTGGCAGGTTTTGAGGCGATGATCGACGCGACAAGGGCAACGATGAGACCGATGAGGTCGGAGAGCATGTGGCCAGCATCGGCAAGCAGCGCAAGCGAACCGCTGATGATCGAGCCCACAACTTCGGCAAGAAAAACCGTCATCGTGATGCAGATCACAACGATCAGTCGAGTGCGTCCGGCATTGGCCGTTGAGTGGGAGTGATCGTGTGCCATATCTTCGACCATACGCACTCGTGTGAGCGGAATCCAGCCACGGCCACTATGACAAATGATGGTGGTTATCAGTACGAGAAAAAGCCGCGATTTTGCGGCAAAAACGGTCGGCGGATGCCCACAGAATCGTGTTCGGGCATCCGCCGCCCGCTGTGCCTGACGCTACTGAACGAGCGAACGCACCACTGGCGCAATCGCGCGGAACGCGCGCGACCGGTGCGACTGCTGATTCTTCTCGTCGGCGGTGAGTGCCCCTGCCGAATGGGCTGAGCCCTCAGGCGCGAAGATGGGGTCGTAGCCAAAGCCACCATTGCCATCCACTTCGCGAAGCACGCGGCCAGGCCAGATGCCGAGCTCAACGTGCTCACGCCCATCAGGTAGGACAAGCGCAGCGGCGCAGATAAACTGTGCGGCACGGTATTCGTCGGCAACATCGGTGAGCTGCCAGAGCAGCAATTCGAGGTTCTGACGGTCGTCGCGAGCGGGTCCACCCCAGCGAGCCGAAAAAATACCAGGAGACCCGCCAAGGATGTCGACGGCTATGCCGGAGTCGTCGGCGAGCGCAGGGAGGCCAGTGTGGGCCGCGGCCGCCCGTGCCTTGAGAAGCGCGTTCTCGGCGAACGTTACGCCGTCCTCGACCGGTTCTGGGCCCGTGTATCCGATCAGTTCGAGGCCGCCAAGGTCGGGGCCGATGATTGATCGCAGCTCACCAAGCTTATGAGCGTTGTGACTCGCGAGCACAACCTCGCGCGCGTCGCCCATGCCTACTTCGCCAGTTCTGCCGCGAACGCGGCCGTCTGTAGCTCGGTGAGTTCAGCCGCACCGGCAACCGCAAGGTCGAGCAGTTCGCCAAGTTCGCGCCGGTCGAACGGCGCGCCCTCGGCGGTTCCCTGCACCTCAACAAACAGGCCACGGCCGGTAACAACGACGTTCATATCGGTTTCGGCACGCGAGTCTTCGCGGTATTCGAGGTCGAGGCGGGGCTCGCCATCCACGATGCCAACGGAAACGGCGGCAACCGAGTCGATGAGCGGCGTCGCCTTCTTCGCGATAAAGCCCTGCGCGCGGCCCCACTCGATTGCGTCGGCAAGGGCGACGTAGGCACCGGTGATCGCCGCCGTGCGGGTGCCGCCGTCGGCCTGCAAGACGTCGCAGTCGATAACGAGGGTGTTCTCGCCGAGCGCCTTCATATCAACAACTGCACGGAGACTTCGCCCGATGAGGCGCGAGATCTCGTGGGTGCGCCCGCCGATTTTTCCCTTCACCGATTCGCGACCCATGCGCTCGTTGGTCGAGCGAGGAAGCATCGAGTACTCGGCGGTGACCCAGCCTTTGCCCTGGCCCGCCATCCAGCGAGGAACTCCATTGGTGAATGATGCGGTGCACAGCACGCGCGTGCGTCCGAACGAAATGAGCGCGGACCCTTCCGCTTGCTCACTCCACCCGCGCTCGATGGTCACGGTGCGGAGGTCTGGTGCGGTTCGTCCGTCTGGGCGGATGGTGTCTGACATGTGATTCCTTCGGTTGGAGTCGGTCGTCCGCTCAACGAGCGGCACTGAGGTTAGTGGCTCGTTGTGAGCGTGAAGCCGTGGTCGCCGAGCTTTTGGAGGTTGGCATTCTGGAGCCCGTTGCCAAGCAGGCGCTGCGCGAGACCGTAGAACGCTTCCGGATCGTCCCCTGTCGAGCGGTATTGATACGAGGGAGCCTCGTCGTCGCTGCGCTGCAGGCCTCGGTCAACAAGGGTTTTGTACACGTCGTTTGCGGTTTCGATATCGCTCGAGACGAGCACAACGTCGTTACCCATAACCTGGCTAATTGCCCCGCGCAAAAACGGGTAGTGCGTGCAGCCGAGAACAAGCGTATCGATGTGGTGGTCGCGCAATCCGCCGAGGTATTCCTCGGCGACGGCGAGCAGCTCTGGGCTCGAGGTCACGCCGGCTTCGACAAACTCAACAAACCTGGGGCAGGCCTTCGTATACAGCTCGATATCGCTTCGGATGCTGAACAGGTCGTCGTATGCCCGAGAGTTGATCGTGCCAACCGTTCCGATCAGCCCAACCTTCTGGTTGCGCGTGATCTGTACGGCGCTTCGCACGGCCGGCTGGATTACCTCAAGCACTGGAACGTCGTAGCGCTCATGCGCATCACGCAGCATCGCTGCCGAGGCAGTGTTGCAGGCGATAACCAGCATCTTCACGCCCTGATCGACCAGGTCGTCGAGGCAGGAAAGCGCGTATTCGCGGACATCGGCGATAGGTTTTGGGCCGTACGGCGAGTGGGCGGTATCACCAACGTAGGTGATGGATTCGCGGGGAAGCTGATCCCTCACGGCGCGCGCCACGGTGAGGCCGCCAACGCCAGAGTCGAAGATTCCGATCGGCAAGTTATTCACGCAC
The DNA window shown above is from Lysinibacter cavernae and carries:
- a CDS encoding cation diffusion facilitator family transporter: MAHDHSHSTANAGRTRLIVVICITMTVFLAEVVGSIISGSLALLADAGHMLSDLIGLIVALVASIIASKPASSRHTFGFRRFEVFGALINSVILLVVATNVTIQGVARLVNPATVEIQTGPMLIVAAIGLLANFVALLILRPAAGNTINMRGAYLEVLGDMLGSIAVIVAGLVIMFTGFMPADAIASLIIAAMIAPRAFSLLRDVYRVLSESAPADTSVAEIREHVLRTPGVVDVHDIHVWSITSGLPVFTAHVVVEPEVFSGGETGELLDKLGGCLAEHFDVEHSTFQLEPAAHADHEQHLHH
- the rdgB gene encoding RdgB/HAM1 family non-canonical purine NTP pyrophosphatase, producing the protein MGDAREVVLASHNAHKLGELRSIIGPDLGGLELIGYTGPEPVEDGVTFAENALLKARAAAAHTGLPALADDSGIAVDILGGSPGIFSARWGGPARDDRQNLELLLWQLTDVADEYRAAQFICAAALVLPDGREHVELGIWPGRVLREVDGNGGFGYDPIFAPEGSAHSAGALTADEKNQQSHRSRAFRAIAPVVRSLVQ
- the rph gene encoding ribonuclease PH → MSDTIRPDGRTAPDLRTVTIERGWSEQAEGSALISFGRTRVLCTASFTNGVPRWMAGQGKGWVTAEYSMLPRSTNERMGRESVKGKIGGRTHEISRLIGRSLRAVVDMKALGENTLVIDCDVLQADGGTRTAAITGAYVALADAIEWGRAQGFIAKKATPLIDSVAAVSVGIVDGEPRLDLEYREDSRAETDMNVVVTGRGLFVEVQGTAEGAPFDRRELGELLDLAVAGAAELTELQTAAFAAELAK
- the murI gene encoding glutamate racemase, translated to MNNLPIGIFDSGVGGLTVARAVRDQLPRESITYVGDTAHSPYGPKPIADVREYALSCLDDLVDQGVKMLVIACNTASAAMLRDAHERYDVPVLEVIQPAVRSAVQITRNQKVGLIGTVGTINSRAYDDLFSIRSDIELYTKACPRFVEFVEAGVTSSPELLAVAEEYLGGLRDHHIDTLVLGCTHYPFLRGAISQVMGNDVVLVSSDIETANDVYKTLVDRGLQRSDDEAPSYQYRSTGDDPEAFYGLAQRLLGNGLQNANLQKLGDHGFTLTTSH